From the genome of Tachysurus fulvidraco isolate hzauxx_2018 chromosome 14, HZAU_PFXX_2.0, whole genome shotgun sequence:
ttaaTCAAAATCTTGATTAGAGCAAAATCTTAACTTTTACTTATAACCCGTAAgcatttgtctttttgtttatgttcaatAATCCAAGGACACTTTTTCTTAATAGtttctctatttttatattcttctccttctcctcctccttctccttcttcttattatattatattattatattatattttgcatatttttacaGCAAATCAataattgtcattattattattattattgttgttgttgttgttgttgttgttgttgttgttgttgttattattattattattcttattattattaatattattgttgtatttttatagACTTTGTATACTTAGTATTGGGATTATTAGTATTAGGATTAAGACTATAGGATTATAAATAAAGgattatcttattttatcttctCTAAGTGGTGGTTTGTGTAGcagacacagtaacagagtgTTTATTAGTAGTAACGTAGGAGATAAAGACTTTCTGACAAATCTTCAGAGATCACTTTTCTCTAAGAGGATAGTTCTAGGAACTGTTGTGGTTCCTGGGTTTACAGAAGTGTTAAGTTCTGTTACGCTAAGCTCTTTTCTTTTTGCACACATCGTTCGGTGTGTGCCGCTTCATACCCACGGTCGCTGCACTAcagcagaaatgaaaacaagCCCTTTCCTGTTCCTTGTAGAGGACTTAATGAGAATAAGATAAAGAGATTTGAGATAAGATTAAGACGGAGAGAACCGACTGAAGCCGCCTTCgtgtaaatgtttattctttGATCCTAGTTTAAGCCCACAATACACTTTgcctttgtctctgtttttttatgatctttTTAACCATCTCTGTTTTCGCCAGCGTCGAAAAGCTCGTGTGAAAGAAGGCACCAGGCGCTCGAGGCTTTCTTCCTCCAGAACCACTACTCCGGACCTGGCCGAGGCTCAAAACTCTGACAACCTAAGCACCCCTATACAGAACGGACCCCTCAGCCCACAGAGACCCCAACTCATCCCTATATCACTGTCCATCTCTCCACCTCTAAAGAGCGCCTACAGAAGCCCCCCAGACCTTACTCCCGTCTCCCCCACCATCATCCAACAGCCCAGCCCTTCACCCTCGCTCAAACTGGACGATCTGGAAGTTCAAACCAACCCGGTGTCTCAGTCCTGGCTCCAGTCCTCCTTGGCTCCTGTCAGCCCCATCAAAACCTCTGAGAGTGATTTCCCCACTTATCCAAATGGCCAGAGTGACCTTCTTCCAACCTCTCTGACTCAGCAGGACCCTGAAGGAGGAATCAAGGATCACGGCCTTCCTCCTCTTGAGTGAGTAAAACCTGCAGCGTTCTTTAGTCGCCATGACAAGATGGTTATATTCGGTAGCAATTTCAACAGGACTCGTGTAAACGTTCTTGAGACGTGGCTCAATGTAGCATTCGCTTAATTTAGCTTTAATGCTTTAAGAAACCGAAAGAAAATTATTCGCAGGTCtatcagcacttttttttttttttttttaggtatttgCTGATTgctgatcttgttttaattgtttCACTAATGTAGATCATGGAAATTATTAGTTCACCATCGGTGGCCTAAAAGTGCAGAAGAATAGAGAGGGATGGAGTAAGGGATCGGTGGAAAGGTGGATGGATTGTAAACGGGCTGAAGAGCAGGATAGATGGAGGGATCGTGAGCATCCTTTCTTATAGAAAAAatatggatggaaggaaggatgaTGAGCGAACTGGTAGATCTGGAAAGTGAAAGGGAGGCAAGGTTAACTGACATCCAAAGGAGGACGATGGGAAAAACGGACAGATTGTGAACAGGCTAGAAgatgaaaatgatgaaatgatggACGGATGGATAAATTAATTCGTCGATTGACGGATTAATTGGTAGATTGATGGATGGACTGATGAATTGATGGACGGATGaatcgatggatggatggatggattgatggatgaattgatggatggatggatggatggaggaattGATTGATAAATTGAATGTATGGATGGTTTGATAGCtcgattgatggatggatgaactgATGGATAGATTGACTGATTAattgatggataaatggatggattgatagattgatggatggaaTTATTCGCAGGTCtatcagcacttttttttaggAATTTGCTGATTGCTGATCTTGTTTATATGTAACAGTTATTGAATTGTTTAGCGAATGTAGATCAGGGAAATGATTAGTTCATCATCGGTGGTCTAAAGTGTTTTGTATGCTCAGGGTTTCATGCCACCAGGATACATAGTTCAGGATGAGgaataaacacatactgtaatacaaGGATGATGCTAGAACTCTAACAATAAGCAGAAGAATAGAGAGGGGTGGAGAGAGGGATCGGTGGAAAGGTGGATGGATTGTAAACGGGCTAAAGAGCAGGATAGACGGAGGGATCGAGAGCATCCttttcttttagaaaaaaaaagggtggaAGGAGTGAACTGGTAGAGCTGGAAAGTGAAAGGGAGGAAAGATTAACTGACATCCAGAGGAGGATGAcggaaaaacagacagattggatgtatgaatgaaatgatggatagatggatggatgaaaggatggatggatggataaattaaTTCATAGATTGATGGATTAATCGATAGATTGCTGGATGGGCGGATGAATTGATGGACGGATGaatcgatggatggatggatgaattgatggactgatggataaattgaatggatggatggtctgatagatagatgggtggatggatgtaCTGATTGATAGACTGACTGATTAattgatggataaatggatggattgatagattgatggatggttggatgaactgatggatggatggatgaattgacggatggatgaattgatggatggatagacgaatcaatgtatggatggataaatTGGATGGATGGTTTGGTAGATAGatacatggatggatgaacTGATGGAtagattgactgattgattaattgatggATAAATGGACGGAttaattgatggatggatggaaacaAGATAAGTAGAGGGGGATCTGAGTGGGATGGTAGAGGATTAGATCAGTAGGAAGACGTTTGAAGTATTTTTTCTTCTAGATCAGCAGAGCAGTTTGTTTCAGTAAAATGTTAAAGTCAATTTATAGTTTGATTTTGGCAGAAATTCGATCACATCAtctggttttttttctttcattacagAGGCTGTGCAAACTGTGGTTGTAAATACCCCGGGATGGGAAGTGGGAAGCAGCTGCTGTGTCGAAAATGCAGACGTGTGtgaaagttttctttttcttttcatgattTCAAAATATATGATCGaataaacccttttttttttattataaattattattatttatttatttattttattttccagcgAGGAGAAATCAGCATCCTCATATCATCTTCAGGAAGGTAATTATTTTTcaccatataaaaaaaaatcttcttgtGTGATTGTTCCTTAGAGAGCAGAGAAAACTCAGAAATTGAACAGTATTcaaatttatgcaaattagaagCAACAGCTACATTACGCTGACCACGCCCCCTGTCAGGGGGGAAAGAACAACAACCAGGGAAGATGTCTGTGGCCCGGGTCTATAGAGGGGACCAGGAGGGATCGGTAGTCTAAAGAACTAAAGGATGAGGTCTTATTATTGATTACAGATGTTTTGTAGATTAGAACAGACCCcagtttctgtttctctcctttCCTAGACCCTTTTACAGGACGGAGATTAGACGATACAACACTCGTTTGTTCTTCCTGCATATCTGTATCATAGAGCATCGGTGCTCTGATGTAACGACCAGCTCTGACTACCCCTgactctgtctgttttttttttatttttttatttttttagaaattttatatttattcatgggggcacggtggtttagtgtttagcacgttcgcctcacacctccagggttggggttcgattcccacctccgccttgtgtgtgtggagtttgcatgttctccccgtgcctcgggggtttcctcggggtactccggtttcctccccggtccaaagacgtgcatggtaggttgattggcatctctggaaaattgtccgtagtgtgtgtgtgtgtgtgtgtgtgtgtgtgtgtgtgtgtgtgtgtgtgtgtgtgtgtgtgtgtgtgtgtgtgtgtgtgtgtgtgtgtgtgtgtgtgtgtgtgtgtgtgtgtgccctgtgatgggtgtatccagggtgtatcctgcctcgatgcccgatgacgcctgagataggcacaggctccccgtgacccgagaagttcggataagcggtagaaaatgaatgtatgaatattcattcataattAAATAAGGAAatctgtttttgtaattgaCCGATCGACGACTCGGTCAATACCCTCGAGGTCAGTCGAGGTcagcgttttgttttttttactctcccAACAAACCTCCGTTTCCCCTCCGTTTTTTTTACACCGCACACAAGGGGGCGCTGTTACTTAAGAAGCTTTGAAGAAAGGGAGAAACCCGAAGCCACACCGTTAGGATCCGATTTAACACAATTAAACCCCAAAGAAAACTGGCTGCTGTGTAAAAGTGCTTTGTGTCACAAGGATGTATGACGTTTTAACGTCGTTTTGTTTTCCCCAAGGTGGGACAGGATAGGTGGATTCTGGGAAACTCCAAAAATGACATTTCCCTTGTAAGTATATGTTAAAGAGCCTATTGGTGTTTCaagtattacaaaaaaaaaagagagagaaataaaaggaaaattttttatttttttttttaatatataacagAAAAAGAAGATACCTCCTTTAGGGAAGAGACGTCATCCTCCTGTGAGTGTAAAAGCCAAGCGTCAGTTAAGTCGTATCTCAGAAACAGATTATTATAAGTTGTGACACGTTAATAAGGTAGAGTAAGACTTTTATGAGATACGGTGACGGAAGACATGGTGCGCTTTTGCCGGTGCGTCATTATCGTTTTTTCGTTTTTGTCCGACTTGCAGAAGTCACTCCGATTGATGGCTCAGCAGGAAACGGAAAAGGAAGAGATTCAAAAGGTGAGATTTTTTGCTGTTGTCTGGTGTTGCTCTAGACCAGGGGTTcccaattcaattcagtttgagtttatttgtatagcgctttttacaatagactttgtctcaaagcagcaaataacgaataataaaagaaaaagaatgaacagaataaaaaaatttaagattattattttatatatatatatatatatatatatatatatatatatataatatatatatataatcttgaatttttatatatatataatgtgtctatgtatatgtatttatccccctatgagcaagtctgaggtgactcaggcagcaaaCTTTTCAGACCGCGGACCCCCGGTATTAGACTGCTGACGAGCCTCGTTTGACCCAAATTGCATGAGTACATCCGATGCGGCTTTCGACAACTGTGGATATTCCAGCGCGACAgaataacatatataacatttataacatataataaagataaaagataaataaataaataaataaataggtaaataaatgaatattatgGAAATCCTCTCGCAACCACCCCCGACCCCCACTCCAGTTTGGGAACTGCTGCTCTAGACGGCGTGAAACCGAAATAGAAAACTTAATATAATTCCCGCACCGATGAGAAAGCAGTAGACTGTTTGTACGGTAAAGTGTAATGTTCTCTTGTCATCTCACACCTAATAACAGGCAGTGTGTTCATTTAGGAAGCGCAGCAGGACAGCGACGAGGATGACGACGGGCCCGACGGTGGACccgatgacgacgacgacgtGAGTCTTTTACTATGCCGCTGTTCGTCTTTTAAtagatctttctttttttttttttccacaaggtAAACGGTGTGTTTCTTTTGATCCGGTTCTTAGTGCGGTCCAAGGAAACGCAAACGTCGGATGTGCGGACAGTGTAAAGCCTGCCTTCGTAACGAGAACTGTGGGAAATGCGATTTTTGCTTGGACAAGACCAGATACGGTGGACCTAACAAGCTGAGGCAGAAATGTCGGTTTCGACAGTGTCAGGTTCGGTCCCGCCTGCAGGTAAACACTGTTCTATAATCAGCTGCATCCATTCAATATCACTCAAGCTAAAtaaaatgagagtgtgttttgtttctgtttctcccAAAGCAGTATAGACACGAATACGAGTACAAATACGAACTACTTTTTCAGACAGGGTCACTTAAATACGCCCGTTCTGTCGATTTGGCGGACTCGGGACAGGGCGAGCCGAGCAGGAAGCACGGCAGGCACTGGGGGAGGAGGAAAATGAAGCGTCGCTCGAGAAGCAGCAAATATTGCACGGACGACGAAAACGACGACGACGGCAGATACGGAGGCAGGAGTCCGGGAAGGAAAGGACGAAAGGGCAGGCCGAAGAAATACGGTCGCCGCCTTAAACGAGTGAAGGACGAGGAAGAGGATAAGGGGTCGGATCCAGAGATCGAGGACGACGGACCGGGCGACCTGATTCAGGTGAAAGAAGCATAATGATAACACGATGTAAAGAGTAGTGGTTTGGTATAAAGGAATAAACTGAAAAGTGTCCTTGAAGAAAGGATAGACTGATTCTgatggtaaataaaaaaaagactactAGACTGTCACCGCACGTTCTCTTAATTATAAAGGAGgagtctccgatatttgagaaatgcttctgaaaactgcgtTGAGCCACCAAACAAAGcaacaatcaaaacaaacgtgtagccaatgagcagaaagttGCGGGTtttgttcagtgcgcatgtgcgcatattcacaggtcggagtttcccgagtcaataactcctgagctaaacgctgttactacacaaaacgcggttgtagctgcctctctacattactacgatagaaaagaggtgttatttgtgtagtaacagcgtttagctcaggagttattgactcggggaaactccaacctgtgaatacgtggccaacttcctgctccttcagttctctccagcgctggaaagctgatcctatattaacacgtcctccttcttgtccttatcgtaagtctttcttcgctttctttgtttttatcctccacgtcaatgttaaaaccacttacttctaatgtcacacatgcgcaccgaacactctctccgccacatatcgacaagccccgcccatttctgctcattggctacacgttagttttgatttttgtttagcttgtcgtcccgactcggttttctgaagcatttctcaaatatcgtagaccccacctttaaagtaTCACGGAATGTGTGATACACTAAAGCGTTATACTAAAAACCAATTAAGAAACCAATGAAATTCATATACtaataaatcttaaaaacatgacttaaaaactaaaaaaaaaaaaatcttagacTTTactaaacacaacaataataagGTAATATTTTGATATCTGGACTTACAGCCACTTTCCCAGCCATTAAAACATATGGTACCACAGCGCAGCTGAATTCTCCCACCTGACTAGTCAGAAAGTtttaattcataataataaataattaaatgattaattcaAAGGCTTCATATTAAAATCGTCTAAAATCATTATCACATTGTGTTATAAGTTTGCCATAAagagacatttattttcattctccACTATTCGTTCTTTGTAAATTTAAGACTTCGTAGTTTTTTCGACTTCACTTTCCGCTGGAATTTTTGAAACGccggagacaaaaaaaaaaaaagagaggctgaCGAGGGAACGACTGTTTACTGCTGCTTTGCTTTAcgtgatgacaaaaaaaaaacgtaacgTTTTACGAATGTTCCGAGACATTAAACAAATGGATTAAAACCATAtgatatttttcttatttggaTTCAAAAAATTTTCTGTggtataaatggaataaaacacatgctgatatcgGAAAAGAACGAGCTTCTCTGTGGTAACGTGTTGATATCACACCACCCATCGTGTTTTAGTACTTACATGATATTTAGTAAAATACGTATGTTAAGCTTAATTATATTACAGATCTGTACTCTGTGTCTCAGGGTTTAGTATAGAACAAACAGGACGGCCGATCGTTAAGCAAAGACGACTTGattctgatgtttgttgttAACTCTGAGACCGTATATAAGGagaatctttatatatatatatatatatatatatatatatatatatatatacacacacacacagtaatgtgcAAAatttttaggcaggtgtgaaaaaatgctgtaaacaaagaacgctttcagaaatataaataacgactgtttatttctgtcaatttacaaaatgcaaagtgagcaaacaaaagaaaaatctaaatcaaatcaatattcgGTGTTACtaacttttgccttcaaaccggCACGGAgcgatggcacggcccccacagagccctgatctcgacatcatcgagggtgtctgggattacacgaagagacagaaggatgtgaggaagccgacatccacagaagacctgcggttagttctccaagacgTTTGGGacgacctaccggccgagttccttcaaaaaccgTGTGCGAGTGTAGCTAGAAGAAtcgctgctgttttgaaggcaaaggctgGTCACACCGAATATGgatctgatttagatttctcttttgttcattcactgcatttttgttcatttatgaaaataaatgtttaacccTTTCATTTTTGagagcattctttgtttacagcatttttttccacacctgcctaaaacttttgcacagtactgtatatatctcaTAAACATGAACACGATCAACGCACCTTTTTGGAACCACTGGCTTTAGATGACCTGGTTGTGCTCACGCTTGCTCCTGCTCCTGTTCTGACAGGAcccatgtgtggtgtgtgatgatggcaGCAGTGGTTTTTACGAGTCTGAAGAACTCTACTCAAACAACTACATTCAGGTTAGACTCACCTGATAGAAATCTGCTGATTGATTTAAAGCAGCGCTCAGCAATTACAATGATGTATTTGGCCAAATTTATTCAGGGCTGTCCTACATAGCCTGctatttttttcacagtttcaGACGCGTTGCAAAAAAGAAcccttttattaatatttttgcgCAAATATAAAGGCGaagtgcacgatgtttgaaaaatgcttcagaaaaccgagtcgggccgacaaacagaagaaacgtgtagccaatgagcagaaaggggcgtgtcttatcgatatgcggcggagagagtgttcggtgtgcatgtctgacattagcagaaagcgattataacattgacatggcggatacctgccgttacttAGCTCTGCCTCGGTTTCTAGGTGTTAGACGtcgtcttccgtgtgaaacggagctaaacctttcacggtacaacacacagtactacaaaaacacattagtattaatcattgagttcatttattgataaaaaaatatgCCCTctgccagctgccccagcaggttccgtcgtAATAGTCGCTCGGGGttacatatttatgtatgtatgtgtggggcggagctatcaaaacgggggcgtgtttgtttcagtgatttcaaatatcaacattggctttcaaacatcgtgcaccccacctttaattgtgtattttaattttagcTTATGTCCAATAGATGGCAGTGTGCTCTTAAGCAACGCTCCCAAAATCACTACTGACAAATTTCCTCTGTATATCACCATTACACGACACATCATGCCATCTGCCCCGCTACGAATGACGGCCCCGACTCAACCAAAGCTCTTTCAGCAATGGGTTTCATTATAAATGTCACGTTTTACACCCAGCATTTCTTGTGCTGGGATGTGAGTCACCTGTCGCAACGATTCCCCCTGAACCCGAAGCCCTTTCACATGTAAAGGCCAAAGCGTCCTGTTTCCTGATCGcactcttttttaaaaaaaaaaaaaaaaaaaaaaagcttttttgttttattgatgtggctgcaaaaaaaaaaaatcacaccacGACTCGGGATTTTAGCATCGCTGAGGATATTGAGGTTGATATACACAGCGAACATGCCAGCCAGAAAATATCTAGTGAcctgaaaatgaagaaaacaaaaaaaaacaagcaatgtGCACAGTAAGAAAACGTTCGGCTTATAAGTACGTGCTTATTAATTAGATGTTTGTAGAAGACTCGATGATTTCAGTGACATCTCTTATGAAGCAATTTATTCAGTACCTGCGTTACATCATAACGTAACCCGACTCTTACTGATCTGCGTAAACACCgttgtgttcctgtttctgCTTTAGAACGGGCCGAACCTCGATATGCTCAGGTGCAGTGGACCTCAGGCTGTGGAGGTGGATTTCCCCGAGCTTCCTCAGGCCCCAGTAAGTTCTCTTGCAGTGAGATCACTCTGACGCTTAGTACTATTCAGAATTATACGTTCTTTATGAACCGTATTAGTACTTCTTAAAACTCTGATTCTGTCACTATGCCGTACTCGCGATAGCAATAGCAAGAGCTCCCGACAGATATGTAAGAATATTTGTAAATCCACATACAACGAGCTGAACGAAGGCTTCAGATCGATCTAGAGACGAACGCAGATAGCTATAGCTATGCAGCATAGAAATGTGTGCCGTGTATAAATATAAGCATAAGGACAAGTTGATGTCTGGTTGAACCGAtgagtattcaattcaattcaattcaagtttattagtatagcactttttacaatggactttgtctcaaagcagctttacagaacgtaaacatagcacagaaggtaaacataagagaaatatagagaattaatatagtaaaaattcaagatatacagtatatagttcacagtgtgtatgtatgtacagtatgtacagtatgtatgtatatgtatttatccccgataagcaagtctgaggtgactcaggcagcagtggcgaggaaaaactcccttaaattgataaaggaagaaaccttgagaggaaccagactcaaaggggaacctcatcctcatatgggtgacactgggggtgtgattataaatatacagtcggACAATTGAGTATAAATGCGTAACAGAGTTAAAGGAACCTATTGAAAAGAACGCAGTGATGGTGTTCAGCAACGTGTTCATTATTTTGTCTGCTCATATTCTTGTGCGTCTTTAGGGACTCGTGTACGCTGTACCCGGTCTACCTGATGGTTCTCAGCTGCTGAGCTCGGTCCTGCCTAACGGTGTACCACTTCAGCTGAGCGCCGTGCCAggcacacacacccctctgaTGCTAGACGAAGTGCTGGGCAAAGCTGCCCCTCATCAGCACCCCGAGGTCCTGACCAGCAACGGGCCGCCCGTGCGGCTTAGCGATTTCCTTAGGAATCATGGATTAGAGCTTGTCGAGGTGGATACGACCGTTCCACAGATGGTTCCAGCTCCTCCCACAGCTCCTCCCATAGCTCCTCTCATAGCTCCTCCCACAGCTCTTCCTACAGCTCCTCCCATAGCTTCTTCCACAGCTTCCCTCATAACTCCACCCAGCCTTGAACCAGAGCACCAGGGTGGACCAGGAACACTAGGAGCATCACCTGAGGTGAGGTGAAGATTGCCGATCACTCATTTAAGTCATTTCTGTAGGATTCAATACGTGTTCAAATACGTGTCACCGAGGCGGAGAGACGGAAACTTTAGGAAGTTTGCTAGGAGGAAAATGGCGTTTCGTCTATCATCTTTCTTCCGTCTTGCATCCGTTGTATGTACACCAGGCTAGGAATCCTCATTAGCTATGATAACATTCACCGACATTACTaccactaataataatcaaacgTTACTTTAATCGGAAATCAGCTACTGAGACACGAAACCTTAGTTTTTTAAAGCTTATAAAGCTTCCACAATCTTTGAATGGAAGTTGGAAATGAGTTTATACAGACTGCACAGtttagactacacacacacacacacacacacacacacacacacacacacacacacacacacacacacacacacagagtttattgAGAATCTGAAATCAGGATGAATTTATTCATAATCTTTACATGCTGGATTTCCCTTCACAGCCCAGTGCTTGATGTTCAGCCATCCAACAGGATTTTAATGAGCTGAAATAGAATAGGTGCTAAAAGAAGATAAACTCCTAATGGcattaatatgaaaatatgcTAGCGTTAAGGATCGTATCAAGAATACAGATTATAATATATTCGGCTACTACGACGGTAGGGAAAAGAAAGTTTTTTTAGATTCCAATAAAGACTGAACCTTACTTGGCAGTTCAACTCTCTGGTCCTTATGAacctggggggaaaaaacgccAGACGTTGCTGTAGACCGCCGTAGCAGGTTCTATTTAAGGAAggaacatttctccaggaccatgatgcttCATGAAACAGGAATAGAAAGACCATACACTACACTAGGCTACAGGAGAGATACATAAAGATTTCTTCATAACCTTAGCAGTAGACTGACAAAGCTCTGAAtcagagattttatttgtaaatttctGGTTATGACGTCTGGCAGATGCCCTCTGACGCCCAGAGCAGCCGTGATCAAGAGCTTAGCGATTTGGactcttaaccactgagctacaaatACTTACACTTGTAGTTTGTGTGGCTGCAAAGTCCAGCTTTTAACATGTTCTTTGACGTTTTTGAGCAATTATCTGCACTAATAAATGTCCGAATCGGTTATCTTTGGAGAAAAATGACGAGTCGACTCCTCAGAGTCCAAAACCTACTTTAGTTTTatgatgtcgctttgtagaagccaacattctgttttcctgtttaagcttagacaaaaatttatcaagagtaactcctcctagggctttcgagccacatgcaccaaattcggatatgctGTAGACTCCgatctgaagtttgttgctattacttgtattaagtgatccgagtaccggtacttccggtaccgggtctcaaattggccttttttcccatagactcccattataaaatttggaggtttataactcggcaagctttcgaacgatctacaccaaactcggccagctcctttagggtgatactctgtacaaaggtttaaatcggtgtaccgactggcctttcggttgtcccgcagccccgcccccaaaatatgcaaagtc
Proteins encoded in this window:
- the mbd1a gene encoding methyl-CpG-binding domain protein 1a isoform X1, whose translation is MEGVTEESREQSEKVQDETGPALADDTLQVGKDDVDVPAVTDPGEDETEPPPDWLEPLEDCEDEGDEGVEIDREGSSKGRSKRGKNAARRRGRPSVSSNSTWVDCPDLGSGWKRKVIYWRAGKSATYYLSPKGVRFRSKVQLAKHLKADLALFDYKEGKFVDAIIPRKRRKARVKEGTRRSRLSSSRTTTPDLAEAQNSDNLSTPIQNGPLSPQRPQLIPISLSISPPLKSAYRSPPDLTPVSPTIIQQPSPSPSLKLDDLEVQTNPVSQSWLQSSLAPVSPIKTSESDFPTYPNGQSDLLPTSLTQQDPEGGIKDHGLPPLEGCANCGCKYPGMGSGKQLLCRKCRPRRNQHPHIIFRKVGQDRWILGNSKNDISLKKKIPPLGKRRHPPKSLRLMAQQETEKEEIQKEAQQDSDEDDDGPDGGPDDDDDCGPRKRKRRMCGQCKACLRNENCGKCDFCLDKTRYGGPNKLRQKCRFRQCQVRSRLQQYRHEYEYKYELLFQTGSLKYARSVDLADSGQGEPSRKHGRHWGRRKMKRRSRSSKYCTDDENDDDGRYGGRSPGRKGRKGRPKKYGRRLKRVKDEEEDKGSDPEIEDDGPGDLIQDPCVVCDDGSSGFYESEELYSNNYIQNGPNLDMLRCSGPQAVEVDFPELPQAPGLVYAVPGLPDGSQLLSSVLPNGVPLQLSAVPGTHTPLMLDEVLGKAAPHQHPEVLTSNGPPVRLSDFLRNHGLELVEVDTTVPQMVPAPPTAPPIAPLIAPPTALPTAPPIASSTASLITPPSLEPEHQGGPGTLGASPETYSLPEPSESSSIRDSALLELLTSLRRTILPAHWVGVMANGPILQLFQCSKLSPMADTVLQIEPDFFYQISVQSQPLLPTHALYERHPARLTSVSKVVTLLLDLEELNVCQGYQSFEANSQQEPLLCARAALCQLLVPQDEDCCEKCQECNPLIKS
- the mbd1a gene encoding methyl-CpG-binding domain protein 1a isoform X4 codes for the protein MEGVTEESREQSEKVQDETGPALADDTLQVGKDDVDVPAVTDPGEDETEPPPDWLEPLEDCEDEGDEGVEIDREGSSKGRSKRGKNAARRRGRPSVSSNSTWVDCPDLGSGWKRKVIYWRAGKSATYYLSPKGVRFRSKVQLAKHLKADLALFDYKEGKFVDAIIPRKRRKARVKEGTRRSRLSSSRTTTPDLAEAQNSDNLSTPIQNGPLSPQRPQLIPISLSISPPLKSAYRSPPDLTPVSPTIIQQPSPSPSLKLDDLEVQTNPVSQSWLQSSLAPVSPIKTSESDFPTYPNGQSDLLPTSLTQQDPEGGIKDHGLPPLEGCANCGCKYPGMGSGKQLLCRKCRPRRNQHPHIIFRKVGQDRWILGNSKNDISLKKKIPPLGKRRHPPKSLRLMAQQETEKEEIQKEAQQDSDEDDDGPDGGPDDDDDCGPRKRKRRMCGQCKACLRNENCGKCDFCLDKTRYGGPNKLRQKCRFRQCQVRSRLQQYRHEYEYKYELLFQTGSLKYARSVDLADSGQGEPSRKHGRHWGRRKMKRRSRSSKYCTDDENDDDGRYGGRSPGRKGRKGRPKKYGRRLKRVKDEEEDKGSDPEIEDDGPGDLIQNGPNLDMLRCSGPQAVEVDFPELPQAPGLVYAVPGLPDGSQLLSSVLPNGVPLQLSAVPGTHTPLMLDEVLGKAAPHQHPEVLTSNGPPVRLSDFLRNHGLELVEVDTTVPQMVPAPPTAPPIAPLIAPPTALPTAPPIASSTASLITPPSLEPEHQGGPGTLGASPETYSLPEPSESSSIRDSALLELLTSLRRTILPAHWVGVMANGPILQLFQCSKLSPMADTVLQIEPDFFYQISVQSQPLLPTHALYERHPARLTSVSKVVTLLLDLEELNVCQGYQSFEANSQQEPLLCARAALCQLLVPQDEDCCEKCQECNPLIKS